Proteins encoded in a region of the Neodiprion virginianus isolate iyNeoVirg1 chromosome 2, iyNeoVirg1.1, whole genome shotgun sequence genome:
- the LOC124297437 gene encoding enolase-like, translating into MPIQKLKARQIFDSRGDPTLEVDLVTDIGLLRSSVPCVFSPNPNEATELRDNNEASYNGRSVFKAVEIVNNIIAPELLRSKLEVCQQREIDNLMTSLDGTDNKSRLGANAILAVSVACCKGGAAKRGLPLYRYIAELSENPEIIIPVPAFNVISGGKYAGNSLACQEFMILPTGIHIQLYVA; encoded by the coding sequence ATGCCTATCCAGAAATTGAAAGCCCGACAAATATTCGACTCTCGCGGCGACCCAACACTCGAAGTTGATCTCGTGACCGATATTGGACTTCTGCGATCCTCCGTCCCCTGTGTTTTCTCGCCTAACCCAAACGAAGCTACCGAACTACGGGACAACAACGAAGCCTCGTACAATGGGCGATCGGTGTTCAAAGCGGTTGAAATCGTCAACAACATCATAGCTCCGGAGCTTCTTCGGTCGAAGCTTGAAGTTTGTCAGCAGCGCGAAATTGATAATCTTATGACAAGCCTCGACGGAACTGATAACAAGTCAAGGCTCGGAGCAAATGCAATTCTGGCCGTCTCTGTCGCCTGCTGCAAAGGCGGCGCGGCAAAAAGGGGTCTCCCGCTTTACAGATATATTGCCGAATTGTCAGAAAACCCGGAAATAATTATTCCCGTACCAGCATTCAATGTAATCAGCGGCGGAAAATATGCTGGAAATTCTCTTGCCTGTCAAGAATTCATGATCCTACctacaggtatacatatacaattatacgtCGCATGA